Part of the Streptomyces sp. NBC_01353 genome, TGACGTCGTGTGAGTGTGTGAAAGGGCGGCACCCCTCCGGGGGTGCCGCCCTTTTTTCGTGCGCTCAGTCCAGCGCGAGGCTTCTGAGGACCAGGCCCGTCGCCGGCTTCGGTCCGAAGGACGTCGACTTGCGGGGCATGGTGACGCCCTGCCGGGCCAGATCCCGTACGACGTCCTCCCGTACCGGATGCATGAGCACCGCCGTACCGCCGCGGCGTTCGGCCTGGGCGACGGCGGCCTCGGTGTCGTGGATGTAGCTGATCTCCTCGGGGGCGTCCGGGATGTGCCAGACATGGTCGAGGAGTGTGGAGTGCAGGATCGTGGCGTCCAGGGTGCGCCATGCCTCGGGGCGGTCCGCGCGGATCGTACGGGCGAGCAGTGCCGGGTCGGGGCGGTCGAGGAGGTGGAACGCGCCGTCGCCGGCCAGGACGAAGGCGTTGCCGTCGGCCGTGGCGGACTCCAGGGTCTCCATGGCCGTCGACAGGGGGCCTTCGATGCGGCGGACGCGGAAGCCGTCGCCGAGAGCCGCGATGGCGTCCGCGACGGGGAGGCGGTTGAGGAGGCGGTGGATGGCGCGGACGCGGAGGGGATAGCGGGCCGTGTCGATGAGGAGGACGAGGCCGTAGTTCCACGGGCTGGGCTGCGTGTGTTCCTCGCGGAGCCGCAGGTACGTCGCCCAGCGGTGGTGGCCGTCGGCGATCAGCGCCTGGTGCTCCGCGAGGGCGGCGGAGACCGCCGCGAGCTCCGCGGGATCCGTGACTGCCCAGAGGCGATGGCTGAAGCCGTCCTCGGTGGTCGTGGCGAGCAGGGGCTCGCGCCGCACGGTGCGCTCGATGACCTCGGCGGCTCCGTCGCCCTCGCCGCGGTAGGTGAGGAGGAGCGGCTCCAGATTGGCGGCCGTGGTCCGCATCAGCGCGGCGCGGTCCTCGACGACGTGCGGCATGACGTCCTCGTGGGGGAGCACGATGCCCTCGGCCGGGGTGGAGAGTTCCAGGGCACCGATGATGCCGCGCTGCAGGATGCCGTCGCCGCTCTGCTCGTACACGTACAGGGCGGGCTCGGGGTCGGGGGCGAGGACGCCGTCGGCGAGCCAGCGGTCGAGGGTGACGGCGGCCTTGCGGTGGCGGGTGCCGGCGGTGATCGCCTGCGGCAGGATCAGCCGGACGATGTTGTGCGGGTCGGCGGACTCGAGGTGGTGCAGTCCGTCGGGCCGTACGACGACGTCGTACGGCGGGGAGGTCACGGCGGCCAGGCTGCCGACCCGTTCGGGGACGTAGCGCAGTCCTCGGAACGGGACCATGTGCAGACCGTCGGCGCGGACGTCGTCGGCCGCGGGACCTGAGGTGTTCATTACGCAATCGTAAGTGGGCGGTGGCGATGAGCGATGATCGGGGGAGACGGGGAGTGACGTGATCGTTTCGTTTTGATGTGAGGGGTACGAGGTCATGGGTGACGGCGTTCGGGGTCGGCAGGGCAGGTTTCGGCCGGGCGGGAGCGAGCGGGCGCTGAGCGAGGCGTACGACACGGCGCTGCTCGATCTGGACGGTGTGGTGTACGCGGGCGGGGAGGCGATCCCGTACGCGGTGGAGGCGCTGGGGTCGGCGCGGGCCGGCGGGATGCATCTCGCGTACGTCACCAACAACGCGCTGCGGACGCCGGACGCGGTGGCCGCGCATCTGACCGAATTGGGGGTGCCGGCGGAGGCGGGGGACGTCATCACGTCGGCGCAGGCGGTGGCGCGGCTGATCGCCGACGAAGTGCCCGCCGGGTCACGGGTGTTGGTGATCGGTGGGGAGGGGCTTCGGGTGGCGCTGCGGGAGCGGGGCCTGGTGCCGGTGGAGTCGGCCGACGAGGACGGCCTGGCGGCGGTCGTCCAGGGGTACGGCGGGCCGGAGTTGCCGTGGGCGCGGTTCGCGGAGGCGAGCTACGCCGTGGCGCGAGGGGTGCCGTGGTACGCCTCGAACACGGACCTGACGATTCCGGGGGCGCGGGGGATCGGGCCGGGGAACGGGGCGGCGGTGGAGGTCGTACGGATCGCCACGGGCGGACTGGTGGAGCCGAAGGTCGCGGGGAAGCCGTTGCCGCCGATGCACCGCGAGACGGTGCTGCGGACGGGGGCGGAGCGGCCGCTGGTGGTCGGGGACCGGTTGGACACGGACATCGAGGGCGCGTTCAACGGGGGTGTCGACTCGCTGCTGGTGCTGACCGGGGTGACGGATGTGCCGCAGTTGCTCGCGGCGGTGCCGGAGCACCGGCCGACGTATGTGGACGCGGATCTGCGGGGGTTGCTGACCAGGCAGCCGCAGGTGGTCGGGGTGCACGGCGGCCATGTCTGCGGTGGCTGGTCGGCCGAGGCGCGCGGCGGCGAGCTCGTCCTGGACGGCGAGGGGCCGGCTCTGGACGGGGTGCGGGCGCTGTGCGCGGCGGCGTGGACGGAGGCCGGGGCGGGGGCGTGCGGCTTGGACGCGGGCAAGGCACTGGAGCGGTTGGGGCTGTGACCGGGAGGGGCCTCTCATCGGGGCCCTGACCTGCGGACGGGGATCGAACGCCGATGGCAGGGTAGGCTAACCTAACTGCCGTGTTGGTCGAGAGTCCCTCCCGAGCGAGCGCGGATTCGACCGGCCCTGACCAGACGCCGACGCGCCGGCATTCCGTGCGCGCCGTCGGTTTGGTCGTGGCCGTCGGAGTCCTGCTGCTGGTCTGTGTCCTGAGCGTCATGATCGGCGCCAAACCGGTGCCGCTCGGCGATGTGTGGCACGGGCTGTTCCGGAACACCGGTGTCGGAAACGACGTCATCATCCATGACGTGCGCGTCCCCCGCACGCTCCTCGGGCTGCTCGTGGGCGTCGCCCTCGGCCTCTCCGGGGCCGTGATGCAGGGCCTCACCCGTAATCCGCTCGCCGAGCCCGGCCTGCTCGGCGTCAACGCCGGCGCCGCCGCGGCCGTCGTCTCCGCGATCGCGTTCCTCGGGGTCACGGACGTCAGCGACTACATCTGGTTCGCGTTCGCCGGCGCCGCCGTCGTCTCCGTCGTCGTGTACGTCCTCGGTGGCAGCCGCAGCTCCACCCCCGTACGCCTCGCGCTCGCCGGAACCGCCGCCACCGCCGCGCTCTACGGCTACGTCAACGCCGTTCAGTTGCTGAACTCCGCGGCCCTGGACCGGCTCCGCTTCTGGACCGTCGGCTCGCTCGCCTCCGCCGACATGGAGACCGTACGCCGGGTGGCGCCGTTCATCCTCGTCGGTGTGGTGCTCGCCCTGCTCATCTCGCGGCCCCTCAACGCCATGGAGATGGGCGACGACACCGCCCGCGCGCTCGGCGCCAACCTCAACCGCACTCGCGTGATCGCCATGGCGGCCGTCACGCTCATGTGCGGCGCCGCGACGGCCGCGTGTGGGCCGATCGTGTTCCTCGGGCTGATGGTCCCGTATCTCGTACGGGCCATCACCGGCCCCGACATGCGCTGGATCCTCCCCTACGCAGCCGTCCTCTCGCCCGTCCTCCTCCTCGGCTCCGATGTGATCGGACGGCTTGTCGCCCGCCCCGCGGAGCTCCAGGTCGGCATCGTCACCGCGCTGATCGGCGGACCCGTCTTCATCCGCCTCGTCCGCCGCAAGAGGATGGCCCAGCTGTGACCACCAAGACGCTACGGACCGGCGGCGGGCTCTCCCTGCGCTACGCACCCCGCGCCGCGCTTTCCATGGTCGGGCTGCTCGCCCTCACCCTCGCCGCCGCCGTCGTGCTCATCGGCAGCGGCGACTTCCCGATCGCCCCCGGCGACGTCGTCGCGACCCTCCTCGGAAACGGCACCGCCGTCCAGGAGTTCGCGGTCATGGACCTGCGGCTGCCGCGCGTCCTCGTCGCCGTCTTCGTCGGCGCCGCGCTCGGCATCGGCGGAGCCGTCTTCCAGTCCATCTCCCGCAACCCGCTCGGCAGCCCCGACGTCATCGGCTTCGGCCAGGGCGCGACGGTCGGCGCGCTCACCGTCATCGTGCTCTTCCAGGGCAGCGCCATGGCCGCCGCCGGCGGGGCCGTCGTCGGCGCCCTGATCACCGGTGCCGCGATCTACCTGCTGGCCTGGAAGCGCGGGATCCACGGCTACCGGCTCGTCCTCGTCGGCATCGGCGCGGCCGCCATGCTCACCGCCGTCATCCACTACCTCATCACCAAGGCCAACCTGGTCGACGCCACCCGCGCCACGGTCTGGATGACCGGCTCGCTCGACGGGCGCGACTGGGCGCAGTTCTGGCCGCTGTTCGCCGTCAGTTGCGTCCTCGTCCCCCTGGTCCTGGGGCACGGGCGGGCGCTGCGGATGCTGGAGATGGGCGACGACGCCGCGTACGCCCTCGGTGTGAAGGTCGAGCGGACCCGCATCGTGCTGATGGGCTCCGCCGTGCTGCTCGTCGCCGTCGCGACCGCCGCCGCCGGACCCATCGTCTTCGTCTCGCTCAGCGCGCCCCAACTGGCCCGCAGGCTCACCCGCTCGCCCGGCCCCAACCTCGCCGCCTCCGCCCTCATGGGTTCGGCGCTGCTGCTGATCGCCGACTGGACCGCGACCAACGCCTTCGGCGACCGGCAGCTGCCCGTCGGCGTCATCACCGGTGTGCTCGGCGGCTGCTATCTGCTGTGGCTGCTCGTCACCGAACGCAAGGCGGGACGGATATGAACGCGAAGAACGCGAAGGATCTCAGGAGCACCTCCATGGACGGTCAGACCCAGCGGCTCAGCGCGGAGTCGGTCACCCTCGCCTACGACCAGCGGATCATCGCCCGCGACCTGTCCGTGGCGATCCCCGACAATTCCTTCACGGTCATCGTCGGACCCAACGCCTGCGGCAAGTCGACCCTCCTGCGCGCCCTGTCCCGGATGCTCAAGCCGTCCCAGGGGCGGGTGCTTCTCGACGGGCAGACCATCCACACCATGCCGGCGAAGAAGGTCGCCAAGACCCTCGGCCTGCTGCCCCAGTCCTCCATCGCCCCCGACGGCATCACGGTCGCCGACCTGGTGGCCCGCGGCCGCTACCCGCACCAGGGGCTGCTGCGCCAGTGGTCGCCGGAGGACGAGCGGATCGTCCAGGAGTCGATGGCCGCGACCGGCGTCGCCGAGCTGGCGGAGCGGTACGTCGACGAGCTGTCCGGCGGCCAGCGCCAGCGGGTCTGGATCGCGATGGCGCTCGCCCAGCAGACCCCGCTGCTGCTGCTCGACGAGCCCACGACCTTCCTCGACATCCAGCACCAGATCGACGTCCTCGACCTCTGCGCCGAGCTGCACGAGAACCAGGGCCGCACCCTGGTCGCCGTCCTGCACGACCTCAACCACGCCGCCCGGTACGCCACCCATCTCATCGCCGTCCGCGGCGGCGAGGTGGTCGCCGAGGGCCCGCCGGCCGAGGTGGTGACGGCCGAGCTGGTGGAGCGGGTCTTCGGGCTGCGCTGCCAGGTCATCGACGACCCCGAGACGGGCACGCCGCTGGTCGTGCCCGCCGGGCGGAAGGCCCGGGCCAAGAAGCAGGAGCCCGCGCTAAAGAAGTGAGCGCAGCCGGAGCAGATCGCGGAAGCCCGCCTCCAGCCTGACCCGGCCGGAGGCCCAGGCCTTCGCGAAGTTCAGCTCGCCGTTCACCATCGCCACCAGGTCGTCGCCGGTCATCGCCAGCCGGATCTGCGCCTTTGCGGGCGGTGGGCCCGCCACCGTGTCCCGGACCTCGATCCGGCCGTCCGCGAGACGGCCGGTGAACGTGGTGTCCAGGTCCGTGATGTGGCAGCTCAGGGTGCGGTCGAGCGCGGCGGCGCTGCGCACCTCGCCGTCCGCGCGCGAGAGATTGTCCGAAAGTTTGTCGAGTGCGCTACGGCACTCCGTGATCGTGGCCATTGTGATCGACCGTACCCCAGGGCTTCGCGATAGCGTCGGGGCATGAGCGACGTGACGGATGGGACGCCGGCCCCGGAGTCGGACGGGACGCCGGCCGCCGGGACGGATGTGCGTCCCGGGCCGGATGGGCGTCCGGGCCCGGACGAGGAGGGGACGCCGGCCGGAGACGAGGAGGCGGCGTACGAGGCCGCCGCGCCCGCGCCCCTCGGCGTGGAGCGCACCCCGACCGGACGTCCCGCCGTGGACGCCCTCCTGGAGCGTCTTGCCGACGCGGACCACCTCCCGGCGGACGGACACCTGGACGTGTACGAGGATGTACACCGTGGGCTGCGCTCCGAGCTGACGTCGCTCGACGCCGCCCACCCCGGACCGACACCGCCGACCTCGTCGCCCCCCGGTCACCCGACCACCACCCCTCATCGTGGCCCTTCGGGCCGCCCCGACCATCACAGGAGCTGAACCGAACGTGGCAGGAGTGGCACGCCGCCGTCTGGACGCCGAGCTGGTACGCCGCAAGCTCGCCCGCTCGCGCGAACACGCCAGCCAGCTGATCGCCGCAGGGCGGGTGAGCGTCGGCAAGACGGTCGCGACCAAGCCGGCCACCCAGGTGGAGACGGCCGCGGCCATCGTCGTGGCCCAGGACGACGCCGACCCCGACTACGTCTCGCGCGGCGGCCACAAGCTGGCCGGTGCCTTCGCCGCGTTCGTACCGCAGGGGCTGAAGGTCGAGGGTCGGCGGGCGCTGGACGCGGGCGCGTCGACCGGCGGCTTCACCGACGTCCTGCTGCGCGCCGGCGCCGCGCATGTCGTCGCCGTCGACGTCGGCTACGGCCAGCTCGCCTGGTCGCTGCAGAGCGACGACCGGGTCACCGTGAAGGACCGTACGAACGTCCGTGAGCTGACTCTCGAGGCCATCGACGGAACGCCTGTCGACCTCGTCGTCGGCGACCTCTCCTTCATCCCGCTCGGTCTCGTGCTGCCCGCCCTCGCGCGCTGCACCGCCCCCGACGCGGACCTCGTGCTCATGGTCAAGCCGCAGTTCGAGGTGGGCAAGGAACGCCTCGGCACCGGCGGAGTCGTCCGGAGCTCCGAGCTCCGGGCGGACACCGTACGGAACGTGGCGCGCAAGGCCGCCGAGCTCGGGCTCGGGGTGCTGGGCGTGACGGCGAGCCCGCTGCCGGGGCCCTCCGGCAACGTCGAGTACTTTCTGTGGCTGCGGGCAGGGGCGCCCGCGCTGGATCCGGCGGATGTCGACCGCGCCGTGGCGGAGGGACCTCGTTGAGCTCAACGACAGCAGCACAGCGCACCGTTTTCCTGCTCGCGCACACCGGCCGGCCGGCCGCCGTGCGCAGCGCCGAACTCGTCGTCCTCGGGCTGCTGCGCAGCGGGATCGGCGTCCGTGTCCTGGAGGCGGAGGCGGCCGACCTGCCGCTGCCGCCCTCCGTGGAGATGGTGCCGGAGGCCTGCACCGACGCCCTCGAGGGCTGTGAGCTGCTCGTCGTCCTCGGCGGTGACGGGACGCTGCTGCGCGGCTCGGAGTTCTCCCGGGCGTCCGGTGTGCCGATGCTCGGCGTCAACCTGGGCCGGGTGGGCTTCCTCGCGGAGGCCGAGCGCGACGACCTCGACAAGGTCGTCGACCGGGTCGTCACGCGCGCGTACGAGGTCGAGGAGCGGATGACCCTCGACGTCGTCGTGTACGAGAACGGCGACGTACTGCATCGGGACTGGGCCCTGAACGAGGCCGCCGTGCAGAAGGTCTCCCCGGAACGGATGCTGGAGGTCGTGATAGCGATCGACGGCCGGCCGGTCACCGGATTCGGCTGCGACGGCGTGATCTGCGCGACCCCGACGGGCTCCACGGCGTACGCCTTCTCGGCCGGCGGACCGGTGATCTGGCCGGAGGTCGAGGCGCTGCTGATGGTCCCGATCGGGGCGCACGCGCTGTTCGCGAAGCCGCTGGTGACGACGCCGGAATCGGTGCTCACGGTGGAGGTCGAGCCGCACACCCCGCACGGGGTGCTGTGGTGCGACGGCCGACGGACGGTGGAACTCCCTTCGGGAGCACGGGTGGAGGTGCGGCGCGGGGAGGTTCCCGTACGGCTGGCGCGGCTGCACCACGCCTCGTTCACGGACCGTCTCGTGGCGAAGTTCGCCCTGCCGGTGTCGGGGTGGCGCGGCGCGCCGCACTGAGGCGCCGGGGCGGCCCCTGACTCCCCACCCCCACGGGTGACACCCGCATCCCCGACCTGCGCGTTCGTACCGTTCCGGCAGGGGCCGTCGCACAGCCGGGCCTCGACCTCGTAAGGTCTTCCCCGTGTTGGAGGAGATGCGGATACGGTCGCTCGGGGTCATCGACGACGCTGTTGTCGAGCTGTCGCCCGGTTTCACCGCGGTGACGGGTGAGACCGGTGCGGGCAAGACCATGGTCGTCACGAGCCTGGGGCTGCTGCTCGGCGGGCGCGCCGACCCCGCCCTGGTGCGGATCGGCGCCGGCTCGGCCGTCGTCGAGGGGCGGATCACGCTGCCCGAGGGCGCGGCAGCCGCCGCACGGGCGGTGGAGGCGGGCGCCGAGCTCGACGACGGCGCGCTGCTCGTCAGCCGGACGGTCTCGGCCGAGGGGCGCTCGCGCGCCCACCTCGGCGGGCGCTCCGTGCCTGTCGGCCTGCTCGCCGAGCTCGCCGACGAACTCGTCGCCGTCCACGGCCAGACAGACCAGCAGGGCCTGCTCAAGCCGGCCCGCCAGCGCGGCGCCCTGGACCGGTACGCGGGCGACGCCGTCGCCGTACCGCTGGCCGCGTACGGGGAGGCGTACCGGCGGCTGCGGGCCGTCGTCGCCGAGCTGGACGAGATCACCACGCGTGCGCGGGAACGGGCCCAGGAAGCCGATCTGCTGCGCTTCGGACTCGGCGAGATCGAGGCCGTCGAGCCGCTGCCCGGTGAGGACACCGAGCTGGCCGCGGAGGCGGAGCGGCTCGGCCACGCGGAGGCCCTGGCCTCCGCCGCCGCCCTGGCGCACGCGGCGCTCGCCGGACAGCCCGAGGACCCGGAGGCCGTCGACGCGACGACCCTGGTCGCGGGCGCGGGGCGGGCCCTGGAGGCCGTACGGTCGCACGACCCGGCGCTCGCCGCGCTGGCGGACCGGATGGGGGAGATCTCCATCCTGCTCGCCGACGTGGCCGGGGAGCTGGCCGGGTACGCCGACAACCTGGACGCCGACCCGCGCCGGCTCGCGGCCGTCGAGGAGCGGCGCGCGGCGCTGACCCAGCTCACCCGGAAGTACGGCGCGGACGTCGCCGCCGTGCTGGCCTGGGCGCAGGAGAGCGCGGTCCGGCTCACCGAGCTGGAGGGCGACGACGACAAGGTCGGCGAGCTGACGGCCGAGCGGGACGCGCTGCGGACCGAACTGTCGGTCCTCGCGCAGGCGCTCACGGACGCCCGTACGGAGGCGGCGGCCCGGTTCGCCGACGCCGTCACCGCCGAACTGGCCTCGCTGGCCATGCCCCACGCGCGCGTGTCCTTCGACATCCGGCAGACAGAGTCCGTCGACGAGGCTTCGGGCGTCGAGGTCGGCGGGCGGACCGTGGCCTACGGGCCGTCGGGCGCCGACGAGGTCGAGCTGCTGCTCGCCCCGCACCCGGGCGCGCCGCCGCGGCCGATCGCGAAGGGCGCGTCCGGCGGTGAGCTGTCCCGGGTGATGCTGGCCGTCGAGGTCGTCTTCGCGGGCACGGACCCGGTGCCGACGTATCTCTTCGACGAGGTCGACGCGGGCGTCGGCGGCAAGGCGGCCGTGGAGATCGGCCGCCGCCTCGCCAAGCTCGCCAAGTCGGCGCAGGTCGTGGTCGTCACGCACCTGCCGCAGGTCGCGGCGTTCGCCGACCGGCAGCTGCTGGTGGAGAAGACCAACGACGGGTCCGTGACCCGGTCCGGTGTCACCGTCCTGGAGGGCGAGGACCGGGTCCGCGAGCTGTCGCGGATGCTGGCCGGCCAGGAGGACTCGGAGACGGCCAGGGCGCACGCGGAGGAACTGCTGGCGACGGCACGGGCGGACGGCTGACGGGGGCTTGGGCGGGGCTTCCCGACTCGGCCGCCGGCTCACCCCGGCGCCGAGCGGTGTCACCCGCACTTCCGGCGGGGCCGTGTCCGGCGGAACCGGGCGGGCACGTCGGGCGTGTGTGTGGGCGGGCGGGGCGAGGTTCCACCCTGGCGCTCGGCGCCGTCACCCGCGCGCCTAGGCTGGGCCCATGATCGGGAAGCTGGGCAGGGCCGGGACCTTCGCGGTGGCGGCGGGCGTGAGCCGGGCCGTCTATGCCGGGCTCCGGCGTCGGGACGACGAGCGGTGGCGGCGGGAGAACCACGCCGGTCGGAGCGTCGATCTGTACGCGGGTCCCGCGACCGCCGTCGGGACCGCGCTGGCCACGGCGAGCGCAGCGAGGTGGGGGTCCCCCCGGCCGGAGGCCGGGGGAGCACCGGCGGCCTTCGCCGTCCTCGCCGCCGGCGCCTGCGGGGCGTACGACGATGTGAAGGGCGACCACCGGAGGGGCTTCCGGGCGCACCTCGATGCCCTGCGGCACGGTGAGGTCACCAGCGGCGCCGTGAAGCTGCTCGGGATCGGCGCGGCCGGGCTCGTGGCCGGGGCGCTGCTGAAGGAGCGTCCGGTCGACAAGGTCCTGGCGGGCGTGGTGATCGCGGGCACCGCGCACCTCGTCAACCTCGTGGACGTGGCTCCCGGGCGCGCCGCGTTGACGGTCCTGGGGCTCGGTGCGCCCGGACTCCTGCGCGGATCGCTCGCAGCCGCGCCGATGGGCGCCGCGGCTGCCGTCCTCACCGACGACCTCGGTGAGCGCACCATGCTCGGTGACACGGGCGCGCACGCGCTCGGCGCGGCCGTCGGCAGCGCGATCGCCGCCGGGAACGGGCGGTTCGGACTCGCCGTCCACGCGGCGGGGCTCATCGCCGCGGCGGCGTGCGGAGAGAGGCTTGGTGACCTCGCGCGCTCACCCATGTGAGTGATACCGCGCGGCGAGTTGAGGGCTCGGACACGGGAACGAGGCGGCTTCGGTGCCGGAACGTGCGTACGGGCTGGCATCCTTGGGCGCGTGACACAGCTCCGTACGGTCCAAGTGCTGGGCGGCGGCAGCGCGGGCAGCAGCGCTCACGTCAGATCACTTGCCTCGGGGCTGGTGGCGAGGGGCGTGCGGGTGACCGTGTGCGCCCCGGCCGAACTCGACCGCGCCTACGACTTCATCGGTGCCGGCGCACACTTCGTGCCCGTCCCGCGCCGTAACGACCCCGCGACGGTCGCGGCGCTCCGCAACGCCTGCATCGGCGCGGACGTCGTGCACGCGCACGGGCTGCACGCCTCCGTGCGGGCGATGCTCGCCCTGTCGGGTGGGGTGCGGACGCCCTCGCTGGTGACGACCTGGCACACCCGTAGCCATGTGGACGGCGCGCGGGGCGGGCTGCTGCGTCTCCTTGAACGAAGGACCGCGCGGGCGGCCGCCGTCGTCCTCGGCACCTCCTCCGAACTCGTCGACCGGGCGCGGCGGCGCGGGGCGCGGGACGTCCGGCTTGCGCCGGTGACGGTGCCCGCGTCGCGTGCACCGGTCTGTCTGCACGACGGGAAGGCGCGGGCAGAACTGGGGGCGGTGGACCGGCCGCTGCTGATGGCCGTCGGCGCGCTGGTGCCCGAGCGGGGGTACGGGATGCTGCTGGACGCGGCGCGCGTGTGGCGGGACCTGGACCCGCAGCCGCTGCTCGTCATCGCGGGGGAGGGGCGCGAACGGGCCGCGATGCAGCGGCGGATCGAGGCGGAGGGGCTGGCGGTCCGGCTGATCGGCAGTCGGGACGACGTGGCGGAGCTGCTGGCCGCGGCGGACGTGGCGGTCCTGACGTCGCGTTGGGAGGCCCGCTCCCCGCTGGCGCAGGAGGCGCTGCGGCTCGGAGTACCCCTGGTCGCGACGGCCGTCGGCGGGGTGCCCGAACTGGTCGGGGACGCGGCGGAGTTGGTGCCGTGGGGGGACGCGGTGGCGCTGGCGGAGGTGGTGCGGGGGCTGTTGGCGGATGTGGACCGGCGGATGGACCTGGCCGCCGCGGGGCGGGTGCAGGCGGGCACATGGCCCACGGAGGACGAGACGATCGCACACGTCCTGAGCGTGTACGACGAGCTGTCGGACCGCCGCTGACGGCGGTCCGGCCACAGCGGCGCCCTACGGTGTGTGGCGCCTCGCCCGGAGCGCCAGCGACAGGGCCAGGACCGTCTGCGGGTCGTCCAGGTCCGTGCCGAGGAGCTCGGAGATCCGGGCCAGGCGGTTGTAGAGCGTCTGGCGGTTCAGGTGGAGTTCGCGGGCCGTCTCCGCCTTGCGGCCCGCGTGGGCCAGATAGGTCTCCAGGGTCGGGAGCAGCGGCGGGCGTGAGGTGCGGTCGTGCTCCCGCAGCGGCCC contains:
- a CDS encoding glycosyltransferase family 4 protein, with amino-acid sequence MTQLRTVQVLGGGSAGSSAHVRSLASGLVARGVRVTVCAPAELDRAYDFIGAGAHFVPVPRRNDPATVAALRNACIGADVVHAHGLHASVRAMLALSGGVRTPSLVTTWHTRSHVDGARGGLLRLLERRTARAAAVVLGTSSELVDRARRRGARDVRLAPVTVPASRAPVCLHDGKARAELGAVDRPLLMAVGALVPERGYGMLLDAARVWRDLDPQPLLVIAGEGRERAAMQRRIEAEGLAVRLIGSRDDVAELLAAADVAVLTSRWEARSPLAQEALRLGVPLVATAVGGVPELVGDAAELVPWGDAVALAEVVRGLLADVDRRMDLAAAGRVQAGTWPTEDETIAHVLSVYDELSDRR